The window CGACCGCGAGGCCGACCTGACTGCCGCCGGCGCTGAACGCGACGAGGCTGCCGAGCGCGAGGAGGAAGCGGCGCTGGCCGCGCGCGCGATTCCGGCTGATTTCGCGGTAGAGCGCCAGTGCGACGAGCGCGGCGACGCCCATCGAAACGGCGGCGCGACCCGGGAGTCCGGGCGTGACTGCGGCGGAGAGCGACCGGCTCACGCCGCTCGGACCGAGGAAGACGAACTTCACGTTCGCGACGATGACGCCGACGACGCCGCCAAGGACGGAGATGACGACGCGGTCACGGTCGAGGCCGCGGAGCGCCCGCGCGGTGGCGTACGCGATGCCGCCGCCGACGAACGGCACGAGCACCCAGAGCGTCGCTATCTGCTGATACTTCGCCCACGCGGGACTGCCGCCCATCGCGAGGCCCGTGCCGACGACCGCGCCCGTGACGGTGAACGCGGTGGCGATGGGGTAGCCCGTGAACACGCCGACTGCGACGAGCACCGCGGCGATGGTGAGCGCGATGACCGCCGCCGTCGGCGAGAGCGACTGCCCGATGATGAGGTCTTGGCCCACGGCTTCGCTCACGTTCTTGCCCTGGAACACCGCGCCGGCGAATCCGAGGATACCGACCAGGAACCCCGCGCGCATCACCGGAATCGCGTTCGCACCGACCGCTGGCGCGAACGGCGTCGACCCAGACGAGCCTGCGCCGATAGCCCACGCCATGAAGAGGCTCGCGACGGCGGCGACGACCAGAACGGCGAGACCTGCCATACGCGTCCGTGTGGCGGCCGCGGCTTGAGGGTGTCGCTTAGTTGGTCGTCGGATTCGTGTCCGCGTCCGTCTCCGGGAGTTCGACGCCCTCTGCGGCCGCGACGGACTCCACGTCCTTCTCCGCGTCCACGTGCCAGCGCTCGACGTCCTCCTTGTAGGATTCGAGGTACTCGCGCACCGCGTCCTTCAGGTCGTCGTCGTTCACGTTCACCTCGAACACGAACTCCTCCTGCGAGCGCACGTACCGGACGTTCGCGCTCACGAGGTCGTTGTCGAAGTAGTAGGGCGCGATCTGCGTCATCACTTTCCGGTACACCGTGTTCTCGATGGTTCGCAGGGCCTTCCGACCTGCCGTGTCGGCGGCGCGCGCCACGTAGTCGATGGAGTCCTGCCACTTCGACACCGCGCCGTCCACGTCGTCCTCTCCGAGTTTCTCGTAGGACTCCGTCAGGCGATCGCCCGCCGACCCGAGGTCGTCGTCCGCGGATCGCCCCGCGCGCTCGCCCTCGCCCTCGCGGACGCTCGCCTGTTCGGCGGTCTTCTCTGACACCTCCTCGTCGATGCGTTCGTGCGCCTTCGGCCGCCACTCGTCCCACGCCGCCAGCGCGTCCGAATCGACCCCCGCCTCACGCAGCGCGTACGTCACGCGCTCGCCGTGCTCGACGATCTCGCCCCAGTCACCCCGAACCTTGAACCCGGAGATACTCTCTTCCATCGCGGTTACGACACGTACTTTCCGAACGGGCTTACGTGTTACCGATGTGAGTACGTGACGCGTGTCGCCCACTCGTTCAGGCGCTCCTTCACCGCGGCGAGCGTGCGCACGTGTCCGGAGACCGAGCGGAGGTCGTCCTCGTCCACCTCGATCCGTTCGCCCTCGTAGGGGTCGCTGTCGGCGTCGGCGGCGTCAGTCACGGTCGTTATGGCGCACCGGCCGCACGCCTCGACGTCGTCGTTTCCGCCCATGCTCGACACCTAGCGCTCGAACCGCATAAGAGTGTGGCACGAGCTAACAAGACATAAGGGCGTGTGCGGCGTTCTCCGGCGTATGGAGTACCACGTCGTCGACCCCGCCGATATCTCCCCGACGCCGGATCGGCCCTCGGATCACCACGCCGTCTCCGACGCGCTCGGCCTCGAACGGATGGCGTTGAACGTCTACCGGGCTGAGCCGGGCGACCAGCTCCCGCTCGCCTACCACGTCCACGACGAACAGGAGGAGGCGTTCTACGTGCTCGACGGGACACTCCACGTCGAGACACCCGACGGCGAGCACGTCGTCGACACCGGCGAACTGTTCGTCGCGGAGCCGGAGAGCCCGCACCGCGCGTTCGTCCCCGCGGACGCCGATACCACCGTTCGCGCGCTCGCCGTCGGCGCACCCGCCGTGGACGACGTGCACCCCTACGAGGAATGACCGACACGGACACCGCTGACGCGGACCCGCTCGCCGGCGTCCCCGACTGGGATGACGAGTACCTCGACCGCGTGAGCGACCGCCTCATGCACAACTACGACCTCCGGAAGGACGAGGACGTACAGGGCGAACGGTTCGACCTCGCGGGCGCGCTCCACGTCGAGAACCGGAAACAGCTCATCCACCCCTCCATTCGGTACGCGGAACACGACGCCCGCGAGTACGTGTTCGCGCGCCGCACCGACGCCGTCTCCGTCGAATCGGTCGACGCCCTCTCCGAGCTCGGTGAGGCGCTCGCCGACGAGTGGATCGACGCCGACGAAGAACACTACGAGACCGGCTTCACGTTCGTCGTCGTTGCGCCCGAAATCCCCGGGGACGTTCGCGCGTTCGTGCGGTCGCACGGCGGCCGGACGCTCCTCAAGTACGGCTACTACGGCCGGTACGAGGTGAACCTCGTCGTCGTCGCTCCCGACCGCGAGGACGTGGTGGCGAGCGAGCACGCGGACGTCGCCTCGGCGTTCACGCTCTGGGACGTAGACGAAACCGAAGAAAGCGCCGTGCGGCGGTTGATTCAGCTGTTCCGCGGTTAGTCGCCGTCCGCGTTCTCACCGCCGTCCGCGGCGGCGCGACCGGTTCGGTCTCGCGCCTGTTTGATGTTCGTGTACCCTTCTCGGACGACGTAGGCAGCGAGGCCGACGAGCACGAGTGCGAGCGCGATTTGCACGACGACGGATATCGTCGCGACGGTTCCGTTGCTCGCCATCCACGCGTCGTTCAGGAGTTTCTCCTGGAGGTTGGTCACGAACGCCAGGTAGAACAGCGCGAGTATGGTGACGACGGTCATCAGCGCCATCGGGACGCCCGTGCTGATGAGCTGCTTGCTCTTGTCCCAGTTCGCGATCCAGACCGTGCCGGCGAGGAGCGCGAGCGCGGCGAGCAGCTGGTTCGCACCGCCGAACAGCGGCCAGAGCGCCGACCACGACCCGCTCGCGACGAGAACGTACGCGAGCACGGACTGGACGCCGGCGTTCGCGTACCGGTTCGTCGCGGTCTTCTCCGCGCTGGTCTCCGGGGTGCCGATGATCTCGTCGAACATGTAACGCCCGAGGCGGAGCGCGGTGTCGGTGCTGGTGAGGAGGAAGCTCACCATCACGAGGGCCATGAACGGCGCGCCGAACGAGGCGGGGATCCCGAAGGTGGAGAGGATGATCCCGCCGCCGGTCGCGAAGTTCGGGAGCGCCAGGCCGATACCGCCGCCCGTCGGTGTCTGGAACGCGATGGCGAGCGTGGCGAGCGCGACCGTCGCGAGGAGGCCCTCACCGAGCATTCCGCCGTACCCGATGGCGCGCGCGTCGCTCTCCTTGTTGAGCTGTTTCGAGGTCGTTCCGGACGAGACGAGAGAGTGGAATCCGCTGATCGTACCGCACGCGATGGTGACGAACAGAACCGGGAACAGCGGAAGCGGGCCGACGAGGTCGGTCGTCGTTCCGATCCCCCAGAACCCGTTCCAGGCGCTCATGTTGATGGTGAGCGGTTCCGTGGCGCTGATGGCGCTGATGTTGAGCGCGCCGCCGACCGAGCCGACGATGATGGCGAGCAGTGCGCCGCCGACGCCCGCGTACAGCAGGAACGACGACAGGTAGTCCCGCGGCTGGAGGAGCATCCAGACCGGGAGCGTGCTCGCGACGAACGCGTACAGGATGACGACCGGCACCCAGCCGGCGATGTTCGCGTTCTGGCTGGCGGCGAGCGGCAGCCAGTCACCGCCACTTCCGAACAGGACGATGACGTCGCTCGCGAGTTCGGGGCGGCTGAACAGCGCGATGGGGTACTGAATGCCGACCCAGACGCTCGCGAAGACAGCAGCGACGAACGCGACGGTTCCCGGGATAAATGGGAGGTCGAGCTGGTAGAGGTAGACCCCGAACACGAACGCGAGCGCGATGTAGAGCAGGCTCGCGGTCGCCGCGCTCGGGTACGCGTTGAACACGACGGCGACGACGAACGCGAACACGGCGACGACGAGGATGATGGTGAGGAACGCGAACCAGAGCAGGGCGTTCTTCCCGCCGTCCCCGACGTACTCGCCGATGATGCTCCCGATGGACTTCCCCTCGTGGCGGAGGCTTCCGCTGAGTGAGACGAAGTCGTGGACTGCTCCCATCAGGGGGTTGCCGATAGCGACCCAGAGCAGGGCGGGCACCCAGCCCCAGATGACGCCGGCAGTGATGGGGCCGACGATGGGGGCGCCGCCCGCGATGCTCGAGTAGTGGTGGCCGAGCAGAACCGGTTTTTTCGACGGAACGTACTCCTGACCGTCTTCGTACTTGTGGGCTGGTGTTTCGCGTGAATCGTCGAGTTCGACGAAGTTCGCGAGGTACCGCGAGTACCCCAGGTAGCCCGCGCTGAACAGCACGAGTACCAGTAGCACCATCCAGACGACGCCAATTGCCATGATATCACCTCACACGTTCAACTGGCGGGACTTAAACGTTTCTTACTGTATTATAGGTTTTGTGGGGAGACTAGTCGTCCACAGCGACGTCCAGCCCCGCCGCGACCGCCTCGAGTGCGTCCCCCGTTATCTCCGTCGTCCGCGATTCGATGACCGCGACGAGCGGCACGTCGAACTCCCCGCGTACGTAGTCGATGCGCTCGCGCTCGGTCGCCACGCGGTTCCGGAGGTAACTCGCCCCCCGCCCCTCCTCGTGGTCTTCCGGCGACGGCGTCACCTTGTTCATCACGAGTCCCGTCACGCTCAGGTCGTACGACCGCAGCGTCTCAATCGTGCGACTCGTCTCCCGCACCGAGAGCTCGTCCGGGTTCAACACGAGGTAGAACGCCGCGTCCTCCCGGAGCGTCCGCGCCGCGAACTCGAACTTCTCCTTTCGCGAGCGCAGATGCTCGATGATGGGGTCGTCCTCCGCCGTCTTCTCCGGCTCTTTCCCCCCGACTGCCGCCATGTCGTACAGCCGCATGCTCTCGCGCCGTTTCTCCAGCAATCGGTCGGTCCACTCGCCGAGGAACTCCGGGAGCGCGAGCAAGCGAAGCGTCCCGCCCGTCGGCGACGTGTCGAACACGACGCGGTCGTAGTCGTCCGACTCCCGCATCACCTGAATGAATCGGTCGAACAGCGCCGCCTCGTGCGCGCCCGGCGTCTGGTGTGCGAGCTCTATCTGGCGATCCATCTCCTTTACGACCACTTCGCTCACTTGCTCGCTCATCGTCCGCCGCACGTCCATCAAGTGCTCCTCGACCTCCTCCTCGGGGTCTATCTCCATCGCGTACAGGCCGTCACACCCCTCGACCGGCTGGGGGTCGTCGCCGAACTGCTGGCCGAACACGTCGGAGGTCGAGTGCGCGGGATCCGTCGACACCAGCAGCGTCTTCAGACCGGCGTTCGCGCACCGCAGGCCGTACGCCGCCGACACCGTGGTCTTCCCGACTCCCCCCTTCCCACCGAAGAACGTGAACCGCGCCATCAGAAGTGGAAGTGCCCCTTCCAGTCGAGCACTGACTCTCGCTCCCACATCCGGCGCTCCCACGCGTCGAACTCGTCCGCGAGGTACGGCAGGAGCTCCGACGTGTAGTAGGACGCGGGCGTCGGCACGCCGAAGGCGTCCGCGAAGCACGCGAAGAAGAACGCGTCCTCGACGTCGTGCGCCTCGTCCTCGATGTCCTCGAACGCCGGATGCTCGATCATCCCGTGCCAGAGGCCGTGGCCCACTTCGCGAAGCCACTCGCGAGCGCGCGCGAACTGCTCGTGTATCGTCATACACCGACGTTCATTGCCACGCGAATAAATACCGTGGTTGTTCGTGTTACTCGAGGTCTGCGGCGAGCGCGTCCAGCGCGCGCTCTAACTCCCGCCGTCGCTTCCACCCCGCTACCCGGTCCGCGAGAAACGCCGGCGGCACGCCCAGGGCCACCGTCGACGACAGCGTTACCTCGACCCCTCCGCTCACCGTCGTCACTGACGCCTCCGTCCGCATCTCCTCGAACGGCCCCGCGTCCCCGACTTGCTCGTACACCCAGCCGTCCGCCGTCTCCGACACCGCAAACGACACGCTGACACCCGGCATCCGCGCCGCCACACGCGCTCCCGACTCGGTCTCCTCGACACCCACCACCTCGAACGTCCCCTCGTACGCGATCAGGGAGGACGGCGAGAGCGAGCGCTTCACAGATTCCAGCGGCTCCTGGACGAACCGCGACGCGGACACCGTACGCATACCCACCGATTCGCCCCGACGACGGAAAACTTACCGCTCACACCCGCCCCCCACTCACGCGTTCCGCGGCGTCCGCAGAACCGCGGGGCGGTTCTGTCGGATACGAGAATTCGAAGCCGAGTCTCGAACGCGTAGCGCCGCGTAACCGACACCTTAACGCACTCCCCGGCCCGCTTTTCCGGTATGCCTATCGAGGACCGCGAGAACGCGCACGTCATCACGCACGCGCTCGCGAAGGACACGCTCTCCCGGATTCGGGACGAGTCGACGGAGCAGGTCGGGTTCCGGAAGGGCCTGGTGAAGCTCGGCCGCATCTGCGGGTACGAGGTCATCGACGGCGTGATGGAGACGGAATACGTCGAACTCGAAACCCCGCTCGCGCCGACGACGGGCGAGCGCGTGAAGGGCCTGGACGACGTGGTCATCATCAACGTATTGCGGGCGGCGACGCCGTTCGTCGAGGGCCTGTTGAAGGCGTTCCCGCGCGCGAAGCAGGGCGTGATCAGCGCGGGCCGCGACGAGTCCGGGCAGCGCGAGGACGGAACCTTCCCCATCACCGTGGACTACGTGAAACTCCCCGAAATCACGGAGGACGACACCGTCATCGTCGCGGATCCGATGCTCGCAACCGGCTCCACGATGTGCACCGTCCTCGACACCGTGCTGGACGGGCAGGCGGAGCCGGAGAACCTCTTCGTGCTCTCCGCCGTCTCCGCGCCCGACGGCCTCCTCCGCGTGCAGGACGGGTTCCCCGAAGCCGATCTCCTCACCGTCAGCATCGACGACCACCTCAACGAGGAGGGCTACATCATCCCTGGACTCGGCGACGCCGGCGACCGCGCGTTCCGCACGAAGTAGGGTCTGACGCCGCAGTTCTTTATACCTCGGCGTGTATGCGGTAGGTATGCCGGAGGACTCCTGCGCGCACTGCGGAGACGACGTGTCCGATGCGCTCGCCCGCACGATCCGCGTCACCGTCGACCGCTCCCAGATAGACCAACAGCGCCTCTGCCCGACGTGCTTCGCGGACTGGATCGACCGCTACGAGGCCGAGATGCAGCCCGAGGAGACGACCACTGTGAACGACGAGAACATCATCGTCGACTAGCGGTGCTGCCGTCCGGCGCGGCGGCGTTCCTCGTCTCGCCACCCCTTCGCTTCACCTCGACACTCCACGCACTCATGCGGTTTTCTCGCGTACGCTCCGAACGAAGCCGACCCCTTGACGGCTCCCGATCCCTCCTTACTCCTCGGTGTCCGTATCGTCCGTTCCGTCGTCCTCGTCGCCCGCGCTCAGGCCGTCGTTCGCGGGGCGGTCGAGCGCGCGTTCGGCGTCGCTGTGCGCGGAGTAGCCGTCGAACCACCGGACGATGCGCTCCAGCCGGTCGACGACGTGCCCGGGTTCGCCCGACCGGGAGAGCTCGTGGCCCTCCCGGGGGTAGCGGACGAGGCGGGTGTCGACGCCGTTCTTCTTCATGAAGAGGTAGAACATCTCGCCGTTGTTCACGGGGACGCGGAAGTCGTTGTCCGCGTGCACCACCAGCGTCGGCGTCTCCACCTGGTCGGCGTACGCGACCGGGGACTGCTCCCAGAGGAAGTCGGGTTCCTCCCAGGGCGTCGTGCCGAAGTCGCCCTCCACGAGCTTGAACGCGTCCGTGGAGCCGTAGAACGAGGAGAGGTCGTAGACGCCGCGCTGGGCGACCGCGCCGTCGAAGTAGTCCGTGTGGCCGACGATCCAGCCGGTCATGTACCCGCCGAAACTCCCGCCGGTGACGAACGTGTTCTCGTCGTCAACGTACTCCCTGCTCGCGACCTCGCGGGTGCCGGCCATCACGTCCGTCATCGTCACGTCGCCCCAGTCGCGCTCGATGGCGGTCGCGAACGCCTCGCCGTAGCCGGTCGAGCCGCGGGGGTTCGACCAGAAGACGACGTAGCCGGCGGCGGCGAGCGTCTGGAACTCGTGCCACATCGTGCCCGCGGTGCTCCACATCGCGTGCGGGCCGCCGTGAATCTCCACCGCGAGCGGATAGGTCTCGTCCGGGTCGAAGTCAGGTGGGGTGAGCACCCAGCCCTGGATCTTGGTATGGCCCGGTTCGGCAGACGGGCCAGTATTGGTATGGCCCGGTTCGGCAGACGGGCCAGTATTGGTATGGCTCGGTTCGGCAGACGGGTCAGTACTGTCGCCCTCGCCGTTCTCGAACCACAGTTCTTCGGGTTCGGAGACGGCGCGGTCGTCGAGGTACTCGTTGTTCAACCGCGTGAGGCGGACTTCCTCCGCGCCGCCGGGGGTCGCGGCGAACACGTCGCCCGGGTGGTCCCATTCGGACTGCGTGAACGCCACCGCGTCCGACGAGACGGAGAACCCGTCGATGTGGCCGCCCGTGTCGAGCACGGTCTCGACGCCGTCGTCCGTGGCGCGTCGCAACACGACTCGGCCCTCGTCGGGCGTCGCGAAGTACAGCGCGTCCTTCCGGAACGCCAGTCCGAGCGCGCTCACGGTGCGGTCGATATCTTCGGTGACGGTCTCCACGTCGCCCGTTTCGAGGTCGAGCACGTCGATTTCGGACTGACGCATCGACGCGTTCTCGAGCGGCGTCCACGTGTACGCGAGCGTCTCCGGCGTGGCGGCGAGCATCGGCATCCACCCCGTCACCTCCGTCACCGTCTCCGCCTCGCCTGCGTCGAGGTCGTAGGCGTCCACGTCGAACGTCATCGAATCGTCCGGCTCAGCGCCGCGCTTCACGCCGAAGAAGACGGTACTGGAATCGCCCCAGGTCGCGGAGACGTGGTCGAAGTCGCCGTCGGTGACGCGCTCTACGTCCTCGGTGTCGGTGTCGAGGACGTAGACGTGGCTGCGGGCGTCGTCGATGTAGCGCGCGCCGGCGCGGTAGATGTGCCGGTCGATGACCCGGGGGTCTGGGGGCTCTCGTTCGTACTCTTCGTCGGGGAGTTCGAGGTCGATGCCGTCCTCGCGCTCGGCGGGGGTGACCGACTGCGTGAACAGGAGGCGCTCGCCGTCCGGGCTCCACTCCGGGTTCGAGACGCCGCCCGGCACGTCGGTCACGCGCCGCGCCTCCCCGCCGCTCGTGGGGAGAATCCACAGCTGGGGGCGGTCGTCGTTCCCGCCGCGCGTGCTGACGAACGCGAGGCGGTCGCCGGATGGCGACCACCGCGGCTGGGAGTCCGCGCCCTCGCCCGTCGTGAACTGCCGGGGTTCGCCGCCGCCGACCGGCACCACGTACACGGTGGCGTCGTCGGACTCGTCGTCCTCGGGCACGCGCCGCACGAACGCCACCCGGTCGCCGTCCGGAGACACCCGGGGGTCGCTCGGCTTCGCGATGTCGTGATACTCGCTCGCACGCACTCGTTGCATGCGCAGTCGGTCGAGCGACGCTCGCAAAGAGGTTTCGTTTCGAAACACCTCGTGTCGGTGTGTCGCCGACTGCTGGCTGCTGATTCACCCGGGGGCGCTCAAATGACGGCGACGGATCCGTTCGGCCCGCGCTTCCCTACTCGGTGCTGTATCCCCGCCCTCCTGCGCTACTCGGTGGCTTCGGGAAACACGACCGCGGCACCGGGCTGTACGCGGAAGTGTCCGGTCTCACCCCGCTCGACCGGGGTTCGCTGGCCCTGCATCACGACCGTCACCTCCGTGAGTCCGTCTGTCTCTGGTTCGACGACGTACTGCGTCTGATCCCCCTGGAAATACCGGTCTACGACCTCGCCCGCGAAGTCCCAGTCAGTCTCCACGACGTCGATGTCCTCAGGGCGGATCGAGACGGTGACCGATCCGGACGCGTCGACGCCATCCGATACGATGAATCCGCCTTCACCGCCGATGCGAACCGCATCGCCATCGGCCGTTCCGTCCACGAGGTTCGTATCCCCGATGAAGTCCGCGACGAACGGACTCGCCGGTTCGCGGTATATCTCCTCCGGCGGCCCGACCTGCTCGACGCGCCCCTCGTTCAACACGGCCATCCGGTCGGAGAGCGTCATCGCGACCTCCTGGTCGTGCGTGACGTAGAAGAACGACCCGTCCACTTGGTCGTGGATCTGGCGGAGCTCGACCTGCATCTGCTTTCTCAGCTTCCGGTCGAGGCTCGACAGCGGTTCGTCGAAGAGCAGGACGTTCGGCTCGTTCACGAGCGCACGAGCGAGCGCGACTCGCTGTTGCTGGCCACCGGATAGCTCGTTCGGCTTCCGGTCGTAGTAGCCGTCGAGGTCAACGAGACCGAGGTACTCCTTCGACTTCTCCGTCCGAGTGGCTGCATCGACACCCGACTTTTTCAGGCCGTATTCGACGTTCTCCCCGACGGTCATGTGCGGGAAGAGCGAGAGGTGTTGGAAGACGAGGTTCGTGTCCCGTTCGTTTGGCGGAATGTCCGCGGCGTCAGCGCCGTCGAGGCGTACCGTCCCAGCGGTCGGCCGCTCGAACCCCGAAATCATCCGAAGGGTCGTCGTCTTCCCGCAGCCAGACGGCCCGACGAGGGAGAAGAACTCGCCGCGACGGATTGTGAAGTCGATGCCGTCGACGGCAGTCACGTCACCGTACTCCTTCCGGACGCCGTCAAGTTCAACAAGGGCTTCTGCACCGTCTGTCATGGATTCCCGTATCGAACGAACTGTCTAAACTGTTTGGGAATCTCGCGAACGCGTGATACATTAAAATTCTAACAGGGATCGTTGTCGACGTCTTCGCAAATTTCCGTTATCTATTTATCACACGCTCAGAGATGCACGTGCATGGTATCTGATGACAGTACGCTCACGAACCGCCGCAGCTTCCTGAAAACGACCGGAGCGGCCGGAGCTGTCGGATTCACGGGTCTCGCGGGCTGTATCGCCGGTGGTGGCGGTGGCGGCGCGAACACGATCAATATCCTGACGTGGGAGGAGTACACACCGCTCAAAGACGAGATCGAGTCGAACCTCGACGTCACCGTCGAGTTCACGAAATCGACGTCGTCGGCGAAGATGTTCTCCGCGTGGCAGGCGGGGAAGGACTCCCAGTACGACATCGCCGTCCCGAACAACAACTACGTGCCGAAGATGATGGATGCGGGCCTCGTCGACCCCGTCCCCGAGGACACGGTCGGCAACTACTCCGAGCTCTACGACCAGTTCCACCAGTTCGCGGACTCCCAGTTCACGTCGGGCGGAGACCTCTACGGTGTCCCCGTTCGCTTCGGCTGGTACGGGTACTCTTACAACAGCGATACCGTCCCCGACCACGAGGAGTCCTACAAAGCGCTCTTCGAGCCGAACTACACGGGAACGGATCTCTCCGGGAAGCTCATCATGTACGACAACCACTTCAAGGCGATGAGCGCCGCGGCGCTCTACCTCGGCTACCGTGACGCGTTCTCCGGCTCGAAAGTCACGCTCTCCCAGTCACAAATCGACGAAGTGAAGAAGACGATGATCGAGCAGAAGGACATCCTTCAGGGGTACATCGCCGCAGACCCCTCCTACATCAAGTCCTTCAAGCAGGGGAACTTCGACCTCGGGCAGTCCGGCCGGAACGAGATCGTCGAGATGTGGTCGAACGGCACGGGCTGGCCGAAGGTGGCGACTCCCAAGGAGGGGTCGCTCGCCTGGTTCGAGTCCGCCGTCGTCTCGAAGAAATCCGAGAACAAGGACCTCGCGTGGAAGGTCGTCAATCAGTTCATCGCACCGAAACTCGGCGCGAAACTCGCGCAAGCCGGCTTCTCGCCGTCCTGCAACCCGAAGACCCAGCAGTATCTCACGAG is drawn from Salarchaeum sp. JOR-1 and contains these coding sequences:
- a CDS encoding PotD/PotF family extracellular solute-binding protein, which encodes MVSDDSTLTNRRSFLKTTGAAGAVGFTGLAGCIAGGGGGGANTINILTWEEYTPLKDEIESNLDVTVEFTKSTSSAKMFSAWQAGKDSQYDIAVPNNNYVPKMMDAGLVDPVPEDTVGNYSELYDQFHQFADSQFTSGGDLYGVPVRFGWYGYSYNSDTVPDHEESYKALFEPNYTGTDLSGKLIMYDNHFKAMSAAALYLGYRDAFSGSKVTLSQSQIDEVKKTMIEQKDILQGYIAADPSYIKSFKQGNFDLGQSGRNEIVEMWSNGTGWPKVATPKEGSLAWFESAVVSKKSENKDLAWKVVNQFIAPKLGAKLAQAGFSPSCNPKTQQYLTSEQNDMYGAIKPSRLEAMIPFKSVENEDAWLSAWEEIKSA